A single Candoia aspera isolate rCanAsp1 chromosome 5, rCanAsp1.hap2, whole genome shotgun sequence DNA region contains:
- the LOC134498620 gene encoding olfactory receptor 51G2-like, with the protein MPGVPEAALYPLASHNGSKLKPSVLWLTGIPGMESNLVFVSIPLCSIYLISVLGNSVILFVIKTDRSLHQPMYIFLSMLAITDLGLSISTMPTMLGVFWFNARSITFRACFAQLFFIHSLSFVESSVLLAMAFDRVVAIRSPLRYASILTMSRIRKMGLAFVVRGVALIFPLPFLLRRHQYCRVNLLFHSYCLHQEVMKLACSDITVNSIYGMFVIVSTVGVDSLLILFSYFVILKTVLGITSWADRLKALSTCGSHICAVLLFYTPMIGLSVIHRFGNDSPLLVRIFMGYVYLLVPPLMNPIVYSVKTKQIRARIIQIFFKWYTNARNFCS; encoded by the coding sequence ATGCCGGGTGTTCCTGAGGCTGCCCTGTACCCCTTGGCATCCCACAATGGTTCCAAATTAAAGCCATCAGTGCTCTGGCTGACTGGGATTCCGGGTATGGAATCCAACCTCGTCTTCGTCTCCATCCCATTATGCTCCATCTATCTCATTTCTGTTCTGGGGAACTCTGTTATTCTTTTTGTCATCAAAACAGACCGAAGCCTCCACCAGCCCATGTACATTTTCCTCTCCATGCTGGCCATCACAGATCTCGGGTTATCCATCTCCACCATGCCAACCATGCTAGGCGTCTTTTGGTTCAATGCCAGGAGTATCACCTTTCGTGCCTGTTTCGCCCAGCTCTTCTTCATCCACTCCCTCTCATTTGTGGAGTCCTCAGTGCTCTTGGCCATGGCTTTTGATCGCGTCGTGGCCATCCGCAGCCCCCTCAGATATGCCTCCATCTTGACCATGTCAAGAATAAGGAAGATGGGACTGGCATTTGTGGTCAGAGGTGTGGCCTTGATCTTCCCCTTGCCCTTCCTTCTCAGAAGGCATCAGTACTGTCGAGTCAACCTCCTCTTCCACTCCTACTGTCTTCACCAGGAGGTGATGAAGCTGGCCTGCTCGGACATCACCGTCAACAGCATTTATGGCATGTTTGTCATTGTCTCCACAGTGGGGGTGGACTCACTCCTTATCCTGTTCTCTTACTTTGTGATCCTCAAGACTGTGTTGGGCATCACTTCATGGGCAGACCGCCTCAAAGCCCTCAGCACTTGTGGCTCTCATATCTGTGCAGTCCTGCTTTTCTACACACCAATGATTGGCTTGTCTGTGATACACAGGTTTGGGAACGACTCCCCTCTCCTTGTCCGCATTTTTATGGGCTATGTTTACCTGCTGGTGCCGCCCCTCATGAATCCCATTGTGTACAGTGTAAAAACCAAGCAAATCCGAGCCAGGATaatccaaatattcttcaagtgGTACACCAATGCCAGGAACTTCTGTTCTTAA
- the LOC134498621 gene encoding olfactory receptor 52K2-like: protein MSATNWTTLHPSFFILVGIPGLQDFHIWISIPFCSIYIISLLGNCFLLGVIKSEPSLHEPMYLFLCMLAIADLTVSTSTLPKMLSIFWFQDRSIHLDACLTQMFLIHSISTMESGFFAAMAFDRYVAICNPLRHSAILTNRVITQVGLAILIRATILLCPHPFVVKWLPFCRGNTIAHTYCEFMSLVKLACSDTRLANVFSLTVAFLTGGLDFLFIVTSYVLILHTVFRLPSKEARIKSLGTCGSHFCVILIFYTPAFFSFLTHRFGHRIAPSVHIIVANLYILVPPMMNPIVYGARTKKIRESVLRIFWREQDLLVLVSSSPCLNWF from the exons ATGTCAGCCACGAACTGGACTACCCTTCACCCTTCCTTCTTTATTCTTGTTGGGATCCCAGGCCTGCAAGATTTTCATATCTGGATCTCCATCCCCTTCTGCTCCATCTACATAATCTCCCTTTTGGGGAACTGCTTTCTTTTGGGGGTTATCAAGAGTGAACCAAGCCTCCATGAGCCCATGTACTTGTTCCTCTGCATGCTGGCAATTGCAGATCTCACAGTTTCCACCTCCACTTTACCCAAAATGCTCAGCATTTTCTGGTTTCAGGATAGGAGCATCCATCTTGATGCCTGTTTAACCCAAATGTTCTTGATCCATTCCATTTCCACCATGGAATCTGGATTCTTTGCTGCCATGGCCTTTGATCGCTATGTGGCGATATGCAACCCACTGAGGCACTCTGCCATCTTGACCAACCGTGTCATCACTCAGGTGGGCTTGGCCATTTTGATCCGAGCGACCATCCTCCTCTGCCCTCATCCCTTTGTCGTCAAGTGGCTCCCATTTTGCAGGGGAAATACCATCGCTCACACCTACTGCGAGTTCATGTCCCTGGTGAAACTGGCATGTTCTGACACGCGGCTTGCCAACGTTTTCAGCTTGACTGTGGCCTTTCTTACGGGAGGCCTGGATTTCCTCTTCATCGTGACATCCTACGTCCTGATCCTCCACACCGTGTTCAGACTTCCCTCCAAGGAAGCACGAATCAAATCTCTGGGCACTTGTGGGTCTCACTTCTGTGTGATCTTGATATTCTACACTCCagcatttttctccttccttactCACCGATTTGGCCACAGGATTGCCCCCAGTGTCCACATCATTGTTGCCAACCTCTATATCCTGGTTCCACCCATGATGAATCCCATCGTCTATGGTGCAAGAACAAAAAAGATCCGGGAAAGCGTCCTTCGGATCTTCTGGA GAGAGCAAGATCTCCTTGTGCTTGTCTCCTCTTCACCTTGTCTGAACTGGTTTTAA